A region of Rhodamnia argentea isolate NSW1041297 chromosome 9, ASM2092103v1, whole genome shotgun sequence DNA encodes the following proteins:
- the LOC115739735 gene encoding auxin-repressed 12.5 kDa protein: protein MVLLEKLWDDVVAGPQPERGLGRLRKLATSKPLRVADVGEGGESSGGGKYQRSVSMPTTPRTPATPSTPTSPASARKENVWRSVFHPGSNLATKRIGGEYFDKPRPNTPTVYDWLYSGETRSQHR, encoded by the exons atggTTCTTCTAGAGAAGCTGTGGGACGATGTGGTCGCCGGACCTCAGCCGGAGCGCGGCCTAGGCCGGCTGCGCAAGCTCGCCACCAGCAAGCCTCTCCGCGTCGCAG ATGTTGGGGAAGGTGGCGAGAGCAGCGGTGGAGGGAAGTATCAGAGGTCCGTGTCGATGCCGACGACCCCGAGGACGCCGGCGACGCCCTCCACGCCGACGAGCCCCGCGTCGGCCCGCAAGGAGAACGTGTGGCGGAGCGTGTTCCACCCCGGGAGCAACCTCGCCACCAAGAGGATCGGCGGCGAGTACTTCGACAAGCCTCGGCCGAACACCCCCACCGTCTATGACTG GCTATACAGTGGTGAGACTAGGAGCCAGCATCGCTGA